In Melospiza melodia melodia isolate bMelMel2 chromosome 30, bMelMel2.pri, whole genome shotgun sequence, a single window of DNA contains:
- the LOC134430882 gene encoding cathepsin G-like has product MLLLLLLTNAFVLLPWAGAGRIIGGMVSKVRSRPYMAFLESKNATNIRNCGGFLIRPDAVLSAAHCVDMQGRPRVTVILGAHNISDEECSQQKISVARWFIHPQYSRERFKNDIVLLKLEQNATINEYVKCISIPKKNKHVRVGTKCNVPGWGWTSKEEDRTDVLREVELKVQKEKICQRTFSDYEPQSMICVGDEKRKKAVYKGDSGGPLVCNKKAHGIVSYGCDCNLFPEAFTRISHFAPWIHQQLKMFSLQDTPGSPSSD; this is encoded by the exons atgctgctgctccttctgctCACAAATGCTTTTGTCcttctgccctgggctggggctg GAAGGATCATTGGTGGAATGGTATCTAAGGTCCGATCCAGACCCTACATGGCGTTTTTAGAAAGTAAAAATGCGACAAACATTCGTAATTGTGGAGGGTTCCTGATTCGCCCAGACGCAGTGCTCTCAGCAGCTCACTGTGTCGATATGCAAGG GAGACCGAGGGTCACTGTGATTCTGGGAGCCCACAACATAAGTGATGAAGAATGCAGCCAGCAGAAGATCTCTGTTGCACGATGGTTCATCCATCCTCAATATTCCCGTGAACGATTCAAAAATGACATTGTGCTGCTGAAG ctggagcaAAATGCCACGATCAATGAGTATGTGAAATGTATCTCAATTCCCAAGAAAAATAAACATGTGAGAGTAGGAACTAAATGTAatgtgcctggctggggctggacaTCTAAGGAAGAGGACAGGACTGATGTCTTGAGGGAGGTGGAACTGAAGGTGCAAAAAGAGAAAATCTGTCAGCGGACTTTCAGTGACTACGAGCCTCAGTCTATGATCTGTGTTGGTGATGAAAAGCGTAAAAAAGCAGTTTACAAG GGTGATTCTGGTGGCCCATTAGTCTGCAATAAGAAGGCTCATGGCATTGTTTCTTATGGATGTGATTGCAACCTCTTTCCTGAGGCATTCACCAGGATCTCCCACTTTGCGCCCTGGATCCATCAGCAGCTGAAGATGTTTTCACTCCAAGATACTCCTGGCTCTCCATCCTCTGACTAA